From the genome of candidate division WOR-3 bacterium:
AAGCGAGAGACCGCCCGATACATGAGATTATTTCTCACCTGAGGGATATCCGGATTGTCAGCAAAAATCTTTATCCCCCTTCCTTTTAAGGAGATAGTAATTCGGTCAAAGAGATTGATGGCAACGAAGATTGTTTCAATATTATGATAACCGTCTTCTCTTTTTTCTTTAACTAAAAGACCAAGGTTCAATTTTGCTGGCGAGAGAAGGGAGATTTCTTTCATTTAATAAAATAGTCCCCACCCTCTAACCCCCAATTCTTACTAAAAAAACCACCAGAGACTACTCCCCCCCAACCTTTCTTTTCTACTTCGGTTGAGAAGATAAGAAAATCGGGTAAGCCAGCCGAAGAATAAAGGGTGGAGAAGAAGGTGGAAATTTTTAGCGCCTTTAAGGTTGTCCCCCCAGCGATTAAAATAAATCTCTCCTTTTTTTGTGGATTGGGATAGAGATAACGATAGGCGAAATCACCAGAAAACCTCCGTTGCCCAAAAAAGAGATTTCCTTTCTCCTCTCTAATCGGTAATTTCTCTTTCATCCTCTCCGCAAGATAGTTTGCCTCCGGGCCACCAAAGATTATGAGATTATACCTCGCCATCTCCTTCTCCCCGACCAAAGTATCCGGAAGCAATTGACATCGCCCATTCCCAATTCGCCACCAGAGAAATGCCTCCCTCTTTGCCTGATGATAGGTAATTTGGGCAAAGGAATCGGACTTTGTGCCGTAGACCAAAAGGAAAGGGGAAAAGTAGGCTTTCCGCATCGGACCCCTTAAAATTGATGGACAATTATTGGTTAGAGAAAAAACTTTTCCTCTCTTCTCAAAGATTAAATTGGGCTTAAATCTTACCTTTTGTTCTTTGCCATCAATCTTTATAAATTGAAAAGAGGGGTTAGGAGGCAGATTGATAGCAAACCTTTCAATATTCTCCGTTCTTATTTCAATCGTCTCCCCTTTCATCTTCCCTTCAATCTTTCCGAGTAAATGGTCTTTTGTCAGTTCTAAAACTTTTAGCCAATACGCCTGATTACTAATATCCAAATCGGATGTCTTAAAGATAACCTTTTTGGGCAATGGGTCTCTTATCTCTTTTTGGAAAAAGTCCATTATCTCCGGGTCATCAACACAAATAATCCCCTCATCCAGATGATACCAATGCCTTTTACCCGGGACTTCCTTGTAATAATATCGGTAGCCGAGATTATTAAGATAGGAAGTAAACAATCGAGCGAATAAAGCCGGTACATTATCATCCCGGGCGCCGTGAAAGATGAAGATGGGTAGGTTTAGGGCGTTCTCTAAAAAATTGAGCGGTTGGTCAACTTTTAAGACCCGATTCCTAAAAGCAAGAATTGACGGTTCGGCAAAAATCTCGGAGCGTTGGAAAGTCCAAGGAACATAAAGTTGATGGGAGGGCCAGCCAGCACCTGGGGCGAGAGCGGCAAAAAGGGAAGGGTAAAGAAGGCCAATATGCCAGACACCATGCCCACCCATAGAATGGCCAGTTAAATAGATCCGGTTGGTATCAATCGGGTAATTATCTTTTACATAACGAATCACCTCCAGAGCGTCAATCCTTCCCCAATCCTGCCAGTCAAAACCGAATGGCCGCCGATTAGTCGGACAAACGATAAATGCCCAATCCTTTTGGGAATAACTACTTGCCTGACCGGTCGCTTCCACTCCGGCACCGTGCAGACTGACAATTAAAGAGTATCTCTTATCTGGTTGGAAATCCTTTGGGAAACGGAGGGCAAAATATTGAACCGAAGAATCAATCCGAGAGATAAAGGTTATCTTCTGAACCTCATCCCTCTTTTTAACATCTAAATAGAAAGTATCCAAAAGAGAAAAATCTTCTCCGGTTAGACTTAAATAGATAGGGAATAGACTTTCCCCTTCTGAAACCTTTGCCTCAAATTCGATCGGCACCTTCTCAATCATCTGGGGCGGAAGGGTCCGGGAAATTTCCTTCTCCTCCACCCCTTTCCCAAACACCTTTAAGATTACTTGATAACCCTTCCTCTCGGTATTCAAAATTGGTATGCCCACCAAAACCCGATTCTCCCCGGGAGAAAGGGTTGGTGTCGTAAGGTCATTTTTTATTAAAAGGACCGGCTTGGAGGAAGGCAATAGGGCAAAGCGGAAGCGGTGGGGTGGGAAGCCAGAGACCTTCAAAAGGATAGAGTTTTTCCCTTCTTTTAAGGTTACCGGAATCCGGACAAAGTCGTGACCATAAGGGTCGCCCGGATAACCAATGCCGTTGAGATAAAATGAGGCCCGCTCCGCCATCACCAAAGCGCGGCATTCTTCGGGGATAAAAACTTCGGTGTAGAAATAGGTAAGGGATTGGATTAAGGCAAAGCCATAAAAATCAATCAAAGTATCCCAGAGAATCTCTTCGTAATCTACCTTAACCCAACCCAAAGAATCCTTTGCCACCTTGCGCCACCGGACAATTCCACTCTCGGGAAATATTGAATAGTAAACTCTCGTTGTCTCCAAAGAATACTTTATCTCTTCCTCATCAATTCCGGTTATCCCTTCCCTTGGGGCAACGGAAAAAGGACCTAAATAGTACCAAGTATCAGGAATGATCGTATCTTTTAAGGAGGGAAGCGCATAAAAAAGAAAGGGAAGAAGGGTAAAGAAGAGAAGTTTATTTTTCATCGCCAAAGAAAACCGTATCTCCCTTTTTTATCCCTTTTTCTTGGAAAAACCCTTGGTTCACCTCCAGGGCATAAAGGAAAGGCAAGTTTGGCTTGTGAAGAATTGGGGAGAATGGTTCCATTGATTGAATATCAACTATCACCTGATTTTTATCAATGAAGGCAATATCCAAAGGAATTTTCGTATCAACCATCCAGAAGGGATATATCCCCTCCTCTTCAAAGATAAAGAGCATCCCGGAATTTTTTGGTAGGGAGTCGCGATACTTTAAACCCAAAACCCTCTCCTCTTCATTTTTTGCCATCTCTACCTTCATCTCTATCCCTTTTATCTTTATGGTTAAAAATTTAGTCTCTTTCTTTTCTACCTTTGGACTTTTTGGCGCACAAGCAATAAAAAGAAAAGTCGTAAAGAAGAGAATTGGCTTTCTTATTCGGCTCACTTCTCCTCGCCTTCTAAGACCAAAAGAGAGAAGTCACAAAAGGAGTAAAATAGGGATTTGATATAAGAGAAGAGGGCAAGTCGATTTCTTCGTAATTCCGCATCTTCGGTCATCACCAGTACCTCATCAAAGACCTTATCAATAGCCTCCCGTAAGGTGAGAAGGAGTTCTAAGGTCTCTAAGTAGCGGCGTTCTTTCAAAGAATTTTTCAATCTCTCCTCTAAACCCTTCCCCTTCTCAAAAAGAACTTTCTCCGGCTCTTCCCGCAAAAGGTCGGGGTTAACGATTTCGGAATAGGCAATCCCTTTCCTTTCCGCTTCTCGTAAGATATTCTTTGCCCTTTTCTGCCCAATCACCAGCGTCCGAAACTCCTCTTTTCTTTCCTCCCGAAATCTCGTTAAGGCTTCAGCCCGCATCTCCAAATCATAGGGGACCAAAGGAGAAAGGGAAATAAGGGAATCGGCGATATCATAGCGATAACCCTTTTCCATAAGAAATAGTTTCACCCTTTCTCCGAAGAACCTTAAAATTTTTTCTTTTAGGGAAAGGTCAGTAGAAGAAAACTCCCCTAAAAGGAATTCAATTGGCTCGTCAACGGATAGGAATAGATGATGGGAAGAAAAAATCTCCAGAATTGTATCCGCCATCCTTTTTAGACCGAAGGGGTCGTAAGAACCGGTTGGTATCTCCCCTTTTAAGAAGGAGGCGACGATATTGTCAAAACGGTCAGCCAAAGCCAATAAAGCCCCTTCCTTCGTCTTAGGAATTGGGAGATACTGCTCACCAATCGCCTGAAAGACAACTTCCTTTTCCCCAGCCATCTGGGCATAGATTCCGCCCATAATCCCCTGCAGGGAGGTCAATTCCTTCTCCCGAACGATATTCGTCAAGAGGTCGGCTTTGGAGAGAAGAGTTGCCTTTTGCAACCCCTCCCGGTCAATCTCCGGATAATAACTACCCAACTTCTCCACTAGTTTTTTCATCCTTTCGGTCTTATCATAAAGCGTTCCTAAACCCTCAATCCAAATCACCTTCTTCTCTTCTAAAAGGAAATTTTCTAAACCCTTTTTTAGGTCTTCGTTAAAGAAAAACTCCGCATCCGCCAGTCTACTCTCCGCACTATTCTCATACCATTTCTTCACTTCCGATTTTTTCCCCAATGGGTTATTGAGAAACACGATAAAATAGGGCAAAAGGTTATCACCCTGCCCAATGGAAAGAGCCCGCAAATGCTTTTTTAAAACCGTAGTGATAACCGGCTTTGGTAAACTGAGATACCTCTCAGCAAAATTGACTAAAATGGGAACGGGAAATTCCAAGGTATTGGTAATCTCATCTAAGAGTTCGGAGTCGGCTAAAATCTCACCCTTCACCTTCTTGGCTAAACTATTTGCCTTATTAAGCACCGATTTTCTTCTCTCTTCATAAGAAGGGATCACTTTATATTTTTTTAATACCCTTTCGTAGTCCTTAGCATCTTTCAAAACAACTCTCTTCTTAAAATTTTTATTCCCATAAGTAAAATTTCCGACCCGAATGTTGGGAAAGGGAAATCTTAAAATAGAACCATTAAAGACCGAGCAAATCCAGCGGATGGGCCGGGCAAAGGCAACCCCACTTTCTGCCCAACGCATCCTTTTGGGAAATGGTATTTCGGTAATTAAAGAAGGTAAGAGAGATGAGAGAATCAAATTGGTCTTCTCTCCCCCCTTCTTCTTCCTAATAAAGAGATATTCTCCCTTTGGAGTCTCCCGCCAATAATATTCCTTTGCCTTATTGGCTAAAAGAAAACCCTTTCCCTGAGAAGTGAGGGAACCATCTTCCGTTAAGGCAACTTTTTTGGGCGGCCCGATAACCTCCTCTTCCCATACCTCTTGTCTCTCTTTTATCCCTTTCACCAAAATAGCCATTCGGCAGGGAGTAAAAAATGATTTTATCTCTTTGTAACCAATTTTATTCTCTAATAATAGTTTCTTAAAAGAATTAACCAGAAATTCGGTTGCTGGTGATAAATAAGAGGCTGGAATCTCTTCGGTCCCAATTTCCAAAAGAAAGTTTGGCATCTTTCCATTTTAATAAAAAAACGACCTCTGTCAAGGAAACGGTTTTCATCAAAAATATCTCACTACCCCTCAAAGTATTACCATGATTGCTCGGAAATAAATTCCGAGAAGGACTTCCTTTTACCCTCCCAATTAGACCTTCGGTTAAACTAAGAGGTATTAGTATTTAGGTTTACCTTATTCTTGTTTAAGTTATTATAAATTAAAGACTTATAGGAAAGGAGGAAATTTAGTGTCCAATTTTGGGGGGTATTTCCGTATTTATTATAGAGGGCTAATATGACCTTAAATATTAAGGATTTTACCTTTTTGGGTGTTATAAATAATAAGGGCTTATTAAGTGATGGGGTTCTAATCCCAGCCCTTATAAGTGAGACAACGCTTTCGGAGGTGTCATCGCCATAGAATAACCTAAGATAAAAAAGAATGGAATTAAGTCGTCAGACTTTTATAGAGCAGGAGGGGATTTCCTTTATAAAAAGTGGGGGGCGATATAGGGGATGGTATCGGGAGCGTAATTGAGGGTCTAATCCCGAACCTAACCGAAGGCATAATAGGATACCTAATCAGAGATTTAATGGGAGGCATAATCCCGAGCCTAATAGAGGATGTAATGGAAGGTGTAACCGGGGGCGTAATAGAGAGCCTAATAGAGGGCGTAATCCTGGGTCTAATAGAGAATGTAATAGAAGGTCTAATCCCAAGCCTAATCAGGGGTTTAATCCGAAGCCTAATAGAGAAAGCCTACCGGATTAGGACTATCTTCTTAATATCCTTAAAGTCCTCCGCCCAAAGCCGATAGAAATAGACCCCTTGGGGTAAATCCCTCTCTTTATCGTCTTTACCATCCCATTTTAAGTTGTAATTCCCAGGCTTTAACCTCTCCCTAATTAAACTCTTAACCTTTCTCCCTGAGGCATCATAGATTAAAAGTGAGACAAAGGTCTCTTTGGGAATAGCAAAAGAGATACTGGTCAAGCCCTTAAATGGGTTCGGTCTATTCTGGTATAAAACCGGTCGCAAAATCTTCCCTCCTTTAAGAGTTTGACCACCACCTTGTAAAGATTCCGGAATGAAAATCTCATAAACCTTTAAGTCAGCAATTAGGGCATAACTACCAATGATTCTTTCAATCTCCTTCTTAATCGCTAAATCACTCTCATAGGTCTCCTTCGGCAGAATAATATTTTAGGGAAGGTTGTAAATTAAAGAAGAGGAACTATAATCACAGGAGAATTCACCATAATTTATAACCCCGTCCCGATTTTACAATAGGTTGAAGGAAGGGAATCACCAATTATTGGGGAGAGATAGGGGGTTTGGGGAATTGAAGATGAGGTGTGAGTATACCTTTTGAATCTCACCTCATATAAGGTATCAGGGATGAGCGTCTCGGTCCAGATGGCATTGATAATAAAATCGGAACTAACGGTCCCATCATCAGAAACATTTGGTGGCTCAACTGCGATATGGGGATATTTTGAAGAGTTATCGGTCTCACTAATATTTACCAAAGAACCTTTAATCCAGGCGATACTCTCATAATTTAGGGAATCAATTTTCTCCTGCCAGGCAAAGACATCAGGGGTTGAAATAACTGGATAATCAGACTCTTTATTTGGGCTTTGACTTAAGTTTTCAATCCCAGACCAACCCGGTGGCCAAATGGGAAGAGAGACATCACCCAGATTTTTTATTCTTCTGTAAATCTCACCCGGCTCACCTTCTTTCCAGGCACAAATCACATCTTC
Proteins encoded in this window:
- a CDS encoding 4-(cytidine 5'-diphospho)-2-C-methyl-D-erythritol kinase, with product MKEISLLSPAKLNLGLLVKEKREDGYHNIETIFVAINLFDRITISLKGRGIKIFADNPDIPQVRNNLMYRAVSR
- a CDS encoding prolyl oligopeptidase family serine peptidase, with product MKNKLLFFTLLPFLFYALPSLKDTIIPDTWYYLGPFSVAPREGITGIDEEEIKYSLETTRVYYSIFPESGIVRWRKVAKDSLGWVKVDYEEILWDTLIDFYGFALIQSLTYFYTEVFIPEECRALVMAERASFYLNGIGYPGDPYGHDFVRIPVTLKEGKNSILLKVSGFPPHRFRFALLPSSKPVLLIKNDLTTPTLSPGENRVLVGIPILNTERKGYQVILKVFGKGVEEKEISRTLPPQMIEKVPIEFEAKVSEGESLFPIYLSLTGEDFSLLDTFYLDVKKRDEVQKITFISRIDSSVQYFALRFPKDFQPDKRYSLIVSLHGAGVEATGQASSYSQKDWAFIVCPTNRRPFGFDWQDWGRIDALEVIRYVKDNYPIDTNRIYLTGHSMGGHGVWHIGLLYPSLFAALAPGAGWPSHQLYVPWTFQRSEIFAEPSILAFRNRVLKVDQPLNFLENALNLPIFIFHGARDDNVPALFARLFTSYLNNLGYRYYYKEVPGKRHWYHLDEGIICVDDPEIMDFFQKEIRDPLPKKVIFKTSDLDISNQAYWLKVLELTKDHLLGKIEGKMKGETIEIRTENIERFAINLPPNPSFQFIKIDGKEQKVRFKPNLIFEKRGKVFSLTNNCPSILRGPMRKAYFSPFLLVYGTKSDSFAQITYHQAKREAFLWWRIGNGRCQLLPDTLVGEKEMARYNLIIFGGPEANYLAERMKEKLPIREEKGNLFFGQRRFSGDFAYRYLYPNPQKKERFILIAGGTTLKALKISTFFSTLYSSAGLPDFLIFSTEVEKKGWGGVVSGGFFSKNWGLEGGDYFIK
- a CDS encoding DUF192 domain-containing protein — its product is MSRIRKPILFFTTFLFIACAPKSPKVEKKETKFLTIKIKGIEMKVEMAKNEEERVLGLKYRDSLPKNSGMLFIFEEEGIYPFWMVDTKIPLDIAFIDKNQVIVDIQSMEPFSPILHKPNLPFLYALEVNQGFFQEKGIKKGDTVFFGDEK
- the glyS gene encoding glycine--tRNA ligase subunit beta, which gives rise to MPNFLLEIGTEEIPASYLSPATEFLVNSFKKLLLENKIGYKEIKSFFTPCRMAILVKGIKERQEVWEEEVIGPPKKVALTEDGSLTSQGKGFLLANKAKEYYWRETPKGEYLFIRKKKGGEKTNLILSSLLPSLITEIPFPKRMRWAESGVAFARPIRWICSVFNGSILRFPFPNIRVGNFTYGNKNFKKRVVLKDAKDYERVLKKYKVIPSYEERRKSVLNKANSLAKKVKGEILADSELLDEITNTLEFPVPILVNFAERYLSLPKPVITTVLKKHLRALSIGQGDNLLPYFIVFLNNPLGKKSEVKKWYENSAESRLADAEFFFNEDLKKGLENFLLEEKKVIWIEGLGTLYDKTERMKKLVEKLGSYYPEIDREGLQKATLLSKADLLTNIVREKELTSLQGIMGGIYAQMAGEKEVVFQAIGEQYLPIPKTKEGALLALADRFDNIVASFLKGEIPTGSYDPFGLKRMADTILEIFSSHHLFLSVDEPIEFLLGEFSSTDLSLKEKILRFFGERVKLFLMEKGYRYDIADSLISLSPLVPYDLEMRAEALTRFREERKEEFRTLVIGQKRAKNILREAERKGIAYSEIVNPDLLREEPEKVLFEKGKGLEERLKNSLKERRYLETLELLLTLREAIDKVFDEVLVMTEDAELRRNRLALFSYIKSLFYSFCDFSLLVLEGEEK
- a CDS encoding FlgD immunoglobulin-like domain containing protein, which translates into the protein MRPVLYQNRPNPFKGLTSISFAIPKETFVSLLIYDASGRKVKSLIRERLKPGNYNLKWDGKDDKERDLPQGVYFYRLWAEDFKDIKKIVLIR